From a region of the Andrena cerasifolii isolate SP2316 chromosome 13, iyAndCera1_principal, whole genome shotgun sequence genome:
- the LOC143375674 gene encoding uncharacterized protein LOC143375674 yields the protein MGFIDDELQEVSKLCQNVVDGSRLVSCVRTMVRVEITKTKFKTIIACIQFSKDYPRTPLLIELKSKTLSAKLLDGLTEVCEKECKKFLGKAQILPTLKLIRNFIDENPLICCYDEISSLKKILANDDELKLRQKHSSIGLKVQQGLYYFKAKIEVPNNYPNSCVRLENADTNFPPLFIRHLLGQGRELARQCVEPPIKKQSNKQTPFTPSPSLNVVTSFVIRSVKTLPQEHCQLCKEICLPANPEKAETNQSADMHIEKLYCGHLFHLRCLVTYMKTPPFHGGKKCPTCGQRIYHEKWGLSDKLAEDRWAHHQARERELAEVADFFN from the exons aTGGGCTTTATCGATGATGAATTGCAAGAAGTATCAAAACTCTGTCAGAATGTCGTTGACGGTAGTCGCCTTGTCTCCTGTGTGCGCACAATGGTGCGAGTGGAAATAAC gaaaacaaagtttaaaacGATCATTGCATGCATTCAGTTCTCAAAGGACTATCCTCGTACACCGTTACTAATTGAATTGAAAAGCAAGACTCTGTCCGCAAAGTTACTTGACGGTCTAACAGAAGTTTGTGAGAAGGAATGCAAGAAATTCTTAGGCAAAGCCCAA ATCCTACCGACATTGAAACTAATCCGTAACTTTATCGATGAGAATCCATTGATCTGTTGTTACGATGAAATTtcttccctgaaaaagattttggccaatgacGACGAGTTAAAATTGAGGCAGAAACATTCCAGTATTGGCCTAAAGGTTCAACAGGGATTATACTACTTCAAGGCCAAAATCGAAGTACCAAACAATTATCCCAATTCTTGCGTAAG ATTGGAAAATGCGGACACAAATTTTCCACCATTATTTATCCGCCACCTCCTCGGTCAAGGTAGAGAACTAGCTAGGCAGTGCGTAGAGCCACCAATAAAAAAGCAATCAAACAAACAGACCCCATTCACGCCATCCCCATCCCTAAACGTTGTCACCTCATTTGTCATAAG ATCTGTGAAGACTTTACCGCAAGAGCATTGTCAGTTGTGCAAAGAAATATGCCTACCAGCGAATCCAGAAAAAGCAGAGACCAACCAGAGTGCAGATATGCACATAGAAAAACTGTATTGCGGTCATTTGTTTCACTTACGCTGTCTCGTGACATATATGAAGACTCCCCCATTCCATG GGGGTAAAAAATGTCCCACTTGTGGACAACGTATATATCATGAAAAGTGGGGACTAAGTGATAAGCTTGCAGAGGACCGTTGGGCGCACCACCAAGCGCGGGAGAGGGAGTTAGCAGAAGTAGCCGATTTCTTTAATTGA